The Devosia sp. SD17-2 genome includes a region encoding these proteins:
- the fliG gene encoding flagellar motor switch protein FliG, translated as MTPQLKIGGNAEQRTLQGDEKAAALMLALGPDHGKPIFDEMDEHEIKALSRAMVKLGPITPRMLDELMSEFVSSIASNGALLGNSDSTERLLLSFLPQDRVDAIMEEIRGPAGRNMWEKLSNVQADILAAYLKNEYPQTVAVILSKISPDHASEVLAVLPEELAMDVVQRMLGLDPVQKDILEKIEMTLRTEFMSTLNHAKRQDSHEQMAEIFNAFDRQTEARFLTNLEVQNREDAERIKSLMFTFEDLVRLDMSAVQTLVSRVDKRELALCLKGASDNIKDYFYKNMSARAAKMLQDDMAGMGPVRLKDVDEAQSRMVATAKDLAAKGDIVIVKSKSDDQMVA; from the coding sequence ATGACGCCGCAGCTGAAGATCGGCGGCAATGCCGAACAGCGCACCCTGCAGGGCGACGAAAAGGCCGCGGCACTGATGCTGGCGCTTGGCCCAGACCACGGCAAGCCGATCTTCGACGAAATGGACGAGCACGAAATCAAGGCGCTGTCGCGCGCCATGGTCAAGCTCGGCCCGATCACCCCGCGGATGCTGGACGAGCTGATGAGCGAGTTCGTCTCCTCCATCGCCTCGAACGGCGCGCTGCTGGGTAATTCGGACTCCACCGAACGGCTGCTGCTGAGCTTCCTGCCGCAGGATCGCGTCGACGCCATCATGGAAGAGATCCGTGGGCCGGCCGGCCGCAACATGTGGGAAAAGCTCTCCAATGTGCAGGCCGATATCCTGGCCGCCTATCTCAAGAACGAATATCCGCAGACCGTTGCGGTGATCCTGTCCAAGATTTCGCCCGACCATGCCTCCGAAGTCCTCGCCGTGCTGCCTGAGGAGCTGGCCATGGATGTGGTGCAGCGCATGCTGGGCCTCGACCCGGTGCAGAAGGATATTCTCGAAAAGATCGAGATGACCCTGCGGACCGAGTTCATGTCGACGCTCAACCACGCCAAGCGCCAGGACAGCCACGAGCAGATGGCGGAGATCTTCAACGCCTTCGATCGCCAGACCGAAGCGCGCTTCCTCACCAATCTGGAAGTGCAGAACCGGGAAGACGCCGAGCGGATCAAGTCGCTCATGTTCACCTTCGAGGATCTGGTGCGGCTCGACATGTCGGCGGTCCAGACCCTGGTCTCGCGCGTCGACAAGCGCGAACTGGCTCTCTGCCTCAAGGGGGCGAGCGACAACATCAAGGATTATTTCTACAAGAACATGTCTGCCCGCGCCGCCAAGATGCTGCAGGACGACATGGCCGGCATGGGTCCGGTGCGCCTGAAGGACGTCGACGAGGCCCAGAGCCGCATGGTTGCCACCGCCAAGGATCTGGCAGCCAAGGGCGACATCGTCATCGTCAAGTCCAAGTCCGACGACCAGATGGTTGCCTGA
- the fliN gene encoding flagellar motor switch protein FliN: protein MAPPQRDDRAEAFVERTAGDLEAVFDVPVRVSVVLGRTKMPVSNLLKIDTGTVIELDRQVGEAVEIYVNDRLVARGEIVLVENRLGVTMTEIIKAQ, encoded by the coding sequence ATGGCTCCGCCCCAGCGTGACGACCGCGCCGAAGCCTTTGTCGAGCGCACAGCCGGCGACCTCGAGGCCGTGTTCGACGTCCCCGTTCGCGTTTCCGTCGTGCTGGGCCGCACCAAGATGCCAGTGAGCAATCTGCTCAAGATCGACACCGGCACCGTCATCGAACTCGACCGCCAGGTCGGCGAAGCGGTGGAAATCTACGTCAATGACCGTCTCGTGGCGCGCGGTGAAATCGTGCTGGTGGAAAACCGGCTCGGCGTCACCATGACCGAGATCATCAAGGCACAATAA
- a CDS encoding sigma-54 dependent transcriptional regulator, translating into MRLLIVGALEGQLSQATKMAMDGGARVAHAPSIDIAMASLRTGRGADLLLVDVMMDITGLIAALETERIAIPVVACGVETNAAAAVNAIRAGAKEYIPLPPDAALIAAVIQAVSRETEDFLYRDPAMSRVVKMAEQIAGSDASILITGESGTGKEVIARFVHARSKRANKPFISVNCAAIPEALLESELFGHEKGAFTGAIARRVGKFEEASGGTLLLDEISEMDVRLQAKLLRAIQERVIDRVGGSKPVPVDIRILATSNRNLTDAVREGSFREDLLFRLNVVNLRLPALRERPGDIVALADHFVAKYSKANGLPNRELSEEARQALLQAPWPGNVRELENTLHRAVLLATGSMIGPEAIVLPDGMGLAEAARINSPAQQLAQTAEAMSRALVGRTVAEVERELILDTLDHTWGNRTHAANILGISIRTLRNKLNQYSDEGMTVPDPGERRSVA; encoded by the coding sequence ATGCGTCTCCTCATCGTCGGAGCACTGGAAGGCCAGCTCAGCCAGGCAACCAAAATGGCCATGGATGGTGGTGCACGCGTTGCCCACGCGCCTTCTATCGATATCGCCATGGCTTCCCTGCGGACCGGACGCGGCGCCGATCTGCTGCTCGTCGACGTGATGATGGACATTACCGGTCTCATCGCCGCGCTTGAAACCGAACGCATCGCCATCCCCGTTGTCGCCTGCGGCGTCGAGACCAATGCCGCTGCCGCGGTCAACGCCATCCGCGCCGGGGCCAAGGAATATATCCCCCTGCCCCCCGATGCCGCCCTGATTGCTGCCGTGATCCAGGCCGTTTCGCGCGAAACCGAGGACTTCCTCTATCGCGACCCGGCCATGAGCCGCGTGGTCAAGATGGCCGAGCAGATCGCCGGCTCGGACGCCTCGATCCTGATCACGGGTGAAAGCGGCACCGGCAAGGAAGTCATCGCCCGCTTCGTGCATGCCCGCTCCAAGCGCGCCAACAAGCCGTTCATCTCGGTCAATTGCGCCGCCATCCCCGAGGCGCTGCTCGAATCGGAGCTTTTCGGCCACGAAAAGGGTGCCTTTACCGGTGCCATCGCGCGTCGCGTCGGCAAGTTCGAGGAAGCCTCCGGCGGCACGCTGCTGCTCGACGAAATCTCGGAAATGGATGTACGCCTGCAGGCCAAGCTGCTGCGCGCCATTCAGGAACGCGTCATCGACCGCGTCGGCGGCAGCAAGCCGGTTCCGGTCGATATCCGGATCCTGGCGACCTCCAACCGCAATCTGACTGACGCTGTGCGCGAAGGCAGCTTCCGCGAGGATTTGCTGTTCCGCCTCAACGTCGTCAACCTCCGCCTGCCGGCTCTGCGCGAGCGCCCCGGCGACATCGTGGCGCTGGCCGACCATTTCGTCGCAAAATATTCCAAGGCCAATGGCCTGCCCAATCGCGAGCTTTCCGAAGAGGCGCGCCAGGCCCTGTTGCAGGCGCCCTGGCCGGGCAATGTCCGCGAGCTGGAAAACACGCTGCATCGCGCCGTGCTGCTGGCCACCGGCTCGATGATCGGTCCGGAAGCCATCGTGCTGCCGGACGGCATGGGCCTGGCTGAAGCCGCGCGGATCAACTCCCCGGCCCAGCAGCTGGCCCAGACCGCCGAAGCCATGTCGCGGGCGCTGGTCGGCCGCACCGTGGCCGAGGTGGAGCGCGAGCTCATCCTCGACACTCTCGACCATACCTGGGGCAACCGCACCCATGCGGCCAATATCCTGGGCATCTCGATCCGCACGCTGCGGAACAAGCTCAACCAGTATTCGGACGAGGGGATGACCGTTCCCGACCCCGGCGAGCGACGCAGCGTCGCCTGA